Proteins found in one Triticum urartu cultivar G1812 chromosome 4, Tu2.1, whole genome shotgun sequence genomic segment:
- the LOC125553972 gene encoding uncharacterized protein LOC125553972: MATATTTALSMKLLVDTKARRVLFAEASKDVVDFLFSLLALPVGTAVKLLGKEAMVGCVGSLYGSVEKLDGSYVQPGAAKDALLHPAVLSPSASSKSSLLGMPPPPCPQAKAFYRCSRQCNCYSDGYFGSSSQQVRCNSCRTYMTESYGTYCPSCKNQMTTAFTVVPSAASGGEVAQAAGGVSGKGFVQGIVTYTVMDDLTVTPMSSISSITLLNTFAVRDLSALQEKTVQLGYDQGLEILKASLQSKTVLTDVS; the protein is encoded by the exons ATGGCGACCGCCACGACCACCGCGCTGAGCATGAAGCTCCTGGTGGACACCAAGGCCCGGCGCGTGCTGTTCGCGGAGGCGAGCAAGGACGTGGTGGACTTCCTCTTCTCCCTCCTCGCGCTGCCCGTCGGCACCGCCGTCAAGCTGCTCGGGAAGGAGGCCATGGTCGGCTGCGTCGGCAGCCTCTACGGCAGCGTGGAGAAGCTCGACGGCAGCTACGTCCAGCCCGGCGCCGCCAAGGACGCGCTGCTCCACCCCGCCGTCCTCTCGCCGTCGGCCAGCAGCAAAAGCTCCCTCCTGGgcatgccgccgccgccgtgcccaCAGGCGAAGGCGTTCTACAGATGCAGCAGGCAGTGCAACTGCTACAGCGACGGATATTTCGGCAGCAGCAGCCAGCAGGTTAGATGCAACAGCTGCCGGACTTACATGACGGAGAGTTACGGCACGTACTGTCCATCGTGTAAGAACCAGATGACCACGGCCTTCACGGTCGTGCCGTCGGCCGCGTCCGGAGGCGAGGTGGCGCAGGCGGCGGGCGGCGTCAGCGGGAAGGGGTTCGTGCAGGGCATCGTGACGTACACGGTGATGGACGACCTCACGGTGACGCCCATGTCCTCCATCTCCAGCATCACCCTGCTCAACACCTTCGCCGTCAGGGACCTCAGCGCGCTCCAGGAGAAGACCGTGCAGCTCGGCTATGACCAG GGTCTGGAGATCCTCAAGGCGTCGCTGCAGTCCAAGACCGTGCTCACCGACGTTTCCTGA
- the LOC125553971 gene encoding uncharacterized protein LOC125553971, translating to MKILDSPLMGEFIGYLKSNWGGNSRVSQRRRRLRQLVAMVRGVADAAEARAAVRGSSLHRWLQLLRKEALRGQQVLDATTDPSAVVGSAKKFLAGLRSLFVCSAEVDRLTDAVDALERLAGPGADLDIFLKVLQLDVAMDVDEDAVPAPAGPFSAAHYVDQGSYAVATAPGAKRKRAGSSGVDQAGDGDGEAASHSHGRGALDRAYRHKRRALACKRHTGFFPPPAGPDRSVAVAMAMARVRRRIGTPSLGRPFSRISLE from the coding sequence ATGAAGATCCTCGACTCGCCCCTCATGGGCGAGTTCATCGGCTACCTCAAGTCCAACTGGGGCGGCAACTCGCGGGTGAGCCAGCGCCGGCGCCGGCTGCGGCAGCTGGTGGCGATGGTGCGCGGGGTGGCGGACGCCGCCGAGGCCCGGGCCGCGGTGCGGGGCAGCTCCCTCCACCGCTGGCTGCAGCTGCTGCGGAAGGAGGCGCTGCGCGGGCAGCAGGTGCTCGACGCCACCACCGACCCCTCCGCCGTCGTCGGCTCCGCCAAGAAGTTCCTCGCCGGCCTCAGGTCCCTCTTCGTCTGCAGCGCCGAGGTCGACCGCCTCACCGACGCCGTCGACGCGCTCGAGCGCCTCGCCGGCCCCGGCGCCGACCTCGACATCTTCCTGAAGGTGCTCCAGCTCGACGTCGCCATGGACGTCGACGAAGACGCCGTTCCGGCCCCGGCTGGCCCCTTCTCGGCCGCGCATTACGTGGACCAAGGCAGCTACGCCGTCGCCACCGCGCCGGGCGCCAAGAGGAAGCGCGCGGGGAGCTCCGGCGTCGACCAGGCcggggacggcgacggcgaggccgCGTCCCACTCCCACGGCCGGGGCGCCCTCGACCGCGCGTACCGGCACAAGCGCCGGGCCCTGGCGTGCAAGCGGCACACCGGCTTCTTCCCTCCGCCGGCGGGGCCAGACCGCTCCGTGGCGGTGGCGATGGCCATGGCCAGGGTGCGCCGCCGCATCGGGACGCCGAGCCTCGGGCGGCCCTTCTCCCGGATTTCCTTGGAGTGA
- the LOC125554815 gene encoding aspartic proteinase CDR1-like, which translates to MLRAPWFDLGATGANGLGLGLVPCISQKEFGTMAGRALLLVALVLTAQLCGCTAYFGDGGGFSVEFIHRDSPKSPFHDPSLTSYDRVLAAVRRSRARSRSYAGGGSPGGAVSEVVSAPFEYLMYVNVGTPRTRMLALVDTGSDVVWFKCSNGTAGPAPLSAVFDPSSSSSYGLVGCRSDPCRAIYGTSCGADSFCRYRSTYSDGSTTAGILSTETFTFDDAPGGCVGCRERPQLQVPGVSFGCATSVTGKAFRLTGNVGLGAGSGSLVNQIGAATSLGRRFSYCLAPFFVEASSILSFGARAAVTEPGAVTTPLVPSAVDAFYTVLLASVRIGNSTVVPPRRSPAIVDSGTVLTYLDKGLLEQVVAEVARSVRLPRKQSPEKLVDLCYDVAGESPVAWAKLLPEVTLGFGGGAAITLPARNAFVEARKGTVCLAMSAVTDDGPAVATIGSIAQQGFHVGFDLDKRAITFAAADCASSYSSSPPASVSW; encoded by the exons ATGCTACGGGCGCCATGGTTCGACCTTGGGGCAACTGGAGCTAACGGTCTCGGCCTCGGCCTCGTGCCCTGTATCTCTCAGAAAG AGTTTGGCACGATGGCGGGTCGCGCTCTTTTGCTCGTTGCACTCGTCCTGACAGCGCAGCTGTGCGGGTGCACGGCGTACTTCGGCGATGGCGGCGGGTTCAGCGTGGAGTTCATCCACCGGGACTCTCCCAAGTCGCCGTTCCACGACCCGTCGCTGACCTCGTACGACCGCGTGCTCGCCGCCGTGCGGCGCTCCAGGGCGCGCTCGCGCTCGTACGCAGGCGGCGGCTCTCCTGGCGGCGCCGTGTCCGAGGTGGTGTCCGCTCCGTTCGAGTACCTGATGTACGTCAACGTGGGCACGCCGCGCACCCGGATGCTCGCCCTGGTCGACACCGGCAGCGACGTGGTGTGGTTCAAATGCAGCAACGGGACCGCCGGCCCTGCGCCGCTGAGCGCCGTCTTCGACCCGTCCTCCTCGTCGTCCTACGGCCTCGTGGGCTGCCGGTCCGACCCGTGCCGCGCGATCTACGGCACCTCCTGCGGCGCCGACTCCTTCTGCCGGTACCGCTCCACGTACTCGGACGGGTCCACGACTGCCGGCATCCTCTCCACCGAGACATTCACCTTCGACGACGCTCCCGGCGGCTGCGTGGGATGCCGGGAACGCCCGCAGCTGCAGGTGCCCGGAGTCAGCTTCGGGTGCGCCACGAGCGTGACCGGCAAGGCGTTCCGCCTGACCGGCAACGTGGGCCTCGGCGCCGGGAGCGGCTCCCTCGTGAACCAGATCGGCGCCGCGACGTCGCTCGGGCGGAGGTTCTCGTACTGCCTGGCGCCCTTCTTCGTCGAGGCGTCCTCCATCCTCAGCTTCGGCGCCCGCGCCGCCGTGACGGAGCCGGGCGCGGTGACCACGCCGCTGGTCCCGTCCGCGGTGGACGCCTTCTACACGGTCCTCCTCGCGTCCGTCAGGATCGGGAACTCGACCGTCGTGCCGCCGAGGCGGTCCCCCGCCATCGTCGACTCCGGCACGGTGCTGACGTACCTCGACAAGGGGCTGCTGGAGCAGGTCGTGGCGGAGGTCGCCCGGAGCGTCAGGCTCCCGCGGAAGCAGTCGCCGGAGAAGCTGGTGGATCTGTGCTACGACGTGGCCGGTGAGTCGCCCGTGGCCTGGGCGAAGCTTCTCCCGGAGGTGACGCTGGGGTTTGGCGGCGGCGCCGCGATCACCCTGCCGGCGCGGAACGCGTTCGTGGAGGCGCGGAAGGGGACCGTGTGCCTGGCGATGTCGGCGGTGACGGATGATGGGCCGGCGGTGGCGACGATCGGGAGCATCGCGCAGCAGGGCTTCCACGTCGGCTTCGACCTGGACAAGCGCGCCATCACCTTCGCCGCTGCCGACTGCGCCAGCTCCTACTCCTCTTCTCCTCCCGCCTCAGTCTCTTGGTAG